A genomic region of Micropterus dolomieu isolate WLL.071019.BEF.003 ecotype Adirondacks linkage group LG11, ASM2129224v1, whole genome shotgun sequence contains the following coding sequences:
- the tp53i3 gene encoding quinone oxidoreductase PIG3 isoform X2 codes for MMRAVCVDVPGGPENLLLRTVPRPQPKDGEVLIKVHATALNRADLLQRRGLYPPPPGESDIIGLEVAGTVDTLGSGVKRGWKPDDRVMALLCGGGYAEYVAVPEELLIPIPPNLTHSQAAAIPEAWLTAFQLLVFIAQVKEGEVVLAHAGASGVGTAAVQLVRLFGAVPIVTAGSPEKLKMTENLGAAAGFNYKEESFVQGVHNFTGGRGANVILDCIGGRNWEQNVSSLATDGRWVLYGTMGGRTVEGDLLGKLLSKRGHLLTSLLRSRSLQYKADLVEDFSRRVLPYFSDQPASLRPVIDSTFNLEDIAEAHRHMEANKNMGKIIINVIPQNQETQ; via the exons ATGATGCGGGCAGTGTGTGTTGACGTACCAGGAGGACCAGAGAATTTGCTGCTGCGAACTGTCCCTAGACCTCAACCTAAAGATGGAGAAGTTCTAATTAAAGTTCATGCAACTGCCCTCAACAGGGCAGACTTACTGCAG AGGCGAGGACTGTACCCACCTCCCCCAGGTGAGAGTGACATCATAGGCCTGGAGGTGGCTGGTACTGTGGATACTCTGGGCTCAGGGGTGAAAAGAGGCTGGAAGCCAGACGACAGGGTCATGGCTTTGCTCTGTGGAGGAGGATATGCAGAATATGTTGCTGTGCCTGAGGAGCTTCTTATTCCCATTCCCCCTAATTTGACACACAGCCAGGCTGCTGCGATCCCGGAGGCCTGGCTCACTGCTTTTCAGCTTCTAGTTTTCATAG CTCAGGTGAAGGAGGGTGAGGTAGTGTTGGCTCATGCTGGAGCCAGCGGAGTTGGAACGgctgctgttcagctggttCGTCTGTTTGGTGCCGTGCCCATTGTTACTGCAGGGAGCCCAGAGAAGCTgaagatgactgagaatctgGGAGCAGCAGCTGGGTTTAACTACAAAGAGGAGAGCTTTGTGCAGGGAGTTCATAACTTTACAGGAG GCAGGGGGGCAAATGTCATCCTTGACTGCATCGGTGGGCGTAACTGGGAGCAAAATGTGAGCTCCTTAGCCACCGATGGCAGGTGGGTGCTGTACGGCACGATGGGAGGCAGGACAGTAGAGGGAGACCTGCTAGGCAAACTGCTCTCCAAGCGAGGCCACTTGCTCACCAGCCTCCTCCGCTCTCGCAGCCTTCAG TACAAAGCCGACCTGGTAGAGGATTTCTCTCGCAGAGTGTTACCGTATTTCTCAGACCAGCCAGCCTCCTTGAGGCCAGTGATTGACAGCACATTCAACCTGGAGGACATTGCAGAAGCTCACAGGCACATGGAGGCCAACAAGAACATGGGGAAGATTATCATTAATGTGATTCCACAGAATCAGGAAACTCAGTGA
- the tp53i3 gene encoding quinone oxidoreductase PIG3 isoform X1, with the protein MHHILHTGRFLLGHTYQTAWNKCCSSFAKMMRAVCVDVPGGPENLLLRTVPRPQPKDGEVLIKVHATALNRADLLQRRGLYPPPPGESDIIGLEVAGTVDTLGSGVKRGWKPDDRVMALLCGGGYAEYVAVPEELLIPIPPNLTHSQAAAIPEAWLTAFQLLVFIAQVKEGEVVLAHAGASGVGTAAVQLVRLFGAVPIVTAGSPEKLKMTENLGAAAGFNYKEESFVQGVHNFTGGRGANVILDCIGGRNWEQNVSSLATDGRWVLYGTMGGRTVEGDLLGKLLSKRGHLLTSLLRSRSLQYKADLVEDFSRRVLPYFSDQPASLRPVIDSTFNLEDIAEAHRHMEANKNMGKIIINVIPQNQETQ; encoded by the exons atgcatcacatcctgcacaCTGGAAGATTTTTACTGGGACACACCTACCAGACA GCCTGGAACAAGTGTTGCTCTAGCTTTGCCAAGATGATGCGGGCAGTGTGTGTTGACGTACCAGGAGGACCAGAGAATTTGCTGCTGCGAACTGTCCCTAGACCTCAACCTAAAGATGGAGAAGTTCTAATTAAAGTTCATGCAACTGCCCTCAACAGGGCAGACTTACTGCAG AGGCGAGGACTGTACCCACCTCCCCCAGGTGAGAGTGACATCATAGGCCTGGAGGTGGCTGGTACTGTGGATACTCTGGGCTCAGGGGTGAAAAGAGGCTGGAAGCCAGACGACAGGGTCATGGCTTTGCTCTGTGGAGGAGGATATGCAGAATATGTTGCTGTGCCTGAGGAGCTTCTTATTCCCATTCCCCCTAATTTGACACACAGCCAGGCTGCTGCGATCCCGGAGGCCTGGCTCACTGCTTTTCAGCTTCTAGTTTTCATAG CTCAGGTGAAGGAGGGTGAGGTAGTGTTGGCTCATGCTGGAGCCAGCGGAGTTGGAACGgctgctgttcagctggttCGTCTGTTTGGTGCCGTGCCCATTGTTACTGCAGGGAGCCCAGAGAAGCTgaagatgactgagaatctgGGAGCAGCAGCTGGGTTTAACTACAAAGAGGAGAGCTTTGTGCAGGGAGTTCATAACTTTACAGGAG GCAGGGGGGCAAATGTCATCCTTGACTGCATCGGTGGGCGTAACTGGGAGCAAAATGTGAGCTCCTTAGCCACCGATGGCAGGTGGGTGCTGTACGGCACGATGGGAGGCAGGACAGTAGAGGGAGACCTGCTAGGCAAACTGCTCTCCAAGCGAGGCCACTTGCTCACCAGCCTCCTCCGCTCTCGCAGCCTTCAG TACAAAGCCGACCTGGTAGAGGATTTCTCTCGCAGAGTGTTACCGTATTTCTCAGACCAGCCAGCCTCCTTGAGGCCAGTGATTGACAGCACATTCAACCTGGAGGACATTGCAGAAGCTCACAGGCACATGGAGGCCAACAAGAACATGGGGAAGATTATCATTAATGTGATTCCACAGAATCAGGAAACTCAGTGA